Proteins found in one Planctomycetes bacterium MalM25 genomic segment:
- the gspK gene encoding Glucosamine kinase GspK encodes MTLVLGIDGGGTKTRARVLQGGSEGRLCLLGSGEASGSNPFSVGWEAAQEAIQTATRDAMRQSGQQAIDSAVLAVAGCASEAAGRRLQAWAEEHSLASRVMVVPDTEPVLAEVRPGDTAIGLIAGTGSAALLRRGDGSTEVIGGWGYLIDDGGSGYTLGRDALRHAASAADAANAPDALAKAVLLQAGVDRPEGLKQALYGDSDPRGWAARLARMVLGLAEQGDPAASAIAARGAQSLSVLVKLATERLDDHETPRLLLAGGLLGGSRYYRRRVSELLVADGWTPDRITLAPDAACGCGRLALKC; translated from the coding sequence GTGACTCTCGTACTAGGCATCGACGGTGGCGGGACCAAGACCCGAGCGCGGGTGCTCCAGGGGGGCTCCGAGGGGCGACTCTGCCTGCTGGGTTCCGGAGAGGCTTCCGGCAGCAACCCGTTCAGCGTTGGCTGGGAAGCCGCTCAAGAGGCGATCCAAACCGCAACTCGCGACGCGATGAGGCAGTCGGGCCAGCAGGCAATCGACTCCGCCGTGCTTGCCGTGGCCGGTTGTGCTTCGGAGGCAGCAGGACGGCGTCTCCAGGCGTGGGCTGAGGAGCACTCGCTCGCTTCGCGAGTCATGGTCGTGCCGGACACGGAGCCCGTTCTCGCCGAGGTTCGACCGGGCGACACAGCCATCGGGCTCATCGCCGGCACCGGATCAGCGGCTCTCTTGCGGCGGGGCGACGGTTCGACTGAGGTGATCGGCGGCTGGGGCTATCTGATCGACGACGGCGGCAGCGGCTACACCCTGGGGCGCGACGCCCTCCGGCACGCCGCCTCGGCGGCCGACGCCGCCAACGCCCCCGACGCGTTGGCCAAAGCCGTCCTGCTTCAGGCCGGAGTCGATCGCCCCGAAGGGCTGAAGCAGGCGCTGTACGGAGACTCGGACCCGCGTGGCTGGGCGGCCCGCCTCGCGAGGATGGTGCTCGGTCTCGCCGAGCAGGGCGACCCGGCGGCGTCGGCGATCGCTGCCCGTGGCGCCCAGTCTTTGTCGGTCCTGGTGAAGCTCGCGACCGAACGGCTGGACGATCACGAGACGCCTCGGCTCCTCTTGGCGGGGGGGCTGCTCGGCGGCTCGCGGTACTATCGCCGGCGTGTCAGCGAACTGCTCGTGGCCGACGGGTGGACGCCTGATCGCATCACGCTGGCGCCCGACGCGGCGTGCGGCTGCGGACGCCTCGCCCTGAAGTGCTGA
- the ampH gene encoding D-alanyl-D-alanine-carboxypeptidase/endopeptidase AmpH precursor, with the protein MKRLSSFAVASTLVASMSVAAGLPRLDPAGLGMRGDHLRHIEREVEAAHGEGQFAGCVVAIGRREGLAMLWAYGDRQVEPAQREMTIDTVFDLASLTKPIATATSVMVLLEEGLLRLRDPISKHLPEITNEHADQITIERLLTHHTGYVPDNALEDYRHGVEEAWRRLFALEPQDPPGTRFRYSDVNFELLGKLVERISDQPLNEFAGERVFAPIGMHETTYLPPADLQARSAASEPREGRMLVGEVHDPRAALLGGVAGHAGLFSTAADLSRYAAMMLGEGQLDGVRVLSPATVREMTRPREVSGHRRGGGWDMRSGYSSNRGELMTDRAFGHGGFTGTAIWIDPGLDLFVIFLSNRLHPDGHGSVNDLAGRIATIAAASIEQP; encoded by the coding sequence ATGAAACGCTTGAGTTCGTTCGCCGTCGCTAGCACCCTCGTCGCCTCGATGTCAGTCGCTGCCGGGCTTCCGCGGCTCGACCCAGCGGGGCTCGGCATGCGGGGCGATCACCTGAGACACATCGAGCGCGAGGTCGAGGCGGCACACGGCGAAGGCCAGTTCGCCGGCTGCGTCGTGGCGATCGGCCGTCGCGAGGGGCTCGCGATGCTGTGGGCGTACGGCGACCGCCAGGTCGAGCCGGCCCAACGCGAGATGACCATCGACACGGTCTTCGATCTCGCCTCGCTGACAAAGCCGATCGCCACCGCGACGAGCGTCATGGTGCTGCTTGAAGAGGGACTCCTCCGCCTGCGAGACCCGATCAGCAAGCACCTGCCCGAGATCACCAACGAGCACGCCGATCAGATCACGATCGAACGGCTGCTCACCCACCACACGGGCTACGTCCCCGACAACGCGCTCGAAGACTACCGTCACGGCGTTGAGGAGGCGTGGCGGCGGCTGTTCGCCCTTGAGCCTCAGGACCCGCCCGGCACACGGTTCCGCTACTCGGATGTGAACTTCGAACTGCTCGGCAAGCTGGTCGAGCGAATCAGCGATCAACCGCTCAACGAGTTCGCCGGGGAACGCGTCTTCGCGCCAATCGGCATGCACGAAACGACCTACCTGCCGCCCGCCGACCTGCAAGCCCGCAGCGCCGCCTCGGAACCGCGTGAAGGTCGGATGCTTGTCGGAGAGGTCCACGACCCTCGCGCGGCCCTCTTGGGTGGCGTGGCCGGTCACGCCGGGCTCTTCAGCACGGCCGCCGACCTGTCGCGCTACGCGGCGATGATGCTGGGCGAAGGGCAACTGGACGGAGTCCGCGTCCTCTCGCCCGCCACGGTCCGCGAGATGACCCGCCCCCGAGAGGTCTCCGGCCACCGTCGCGGCGGTGGATGGGACATGCGGAGTGGTTACTCCAGCAACCGGGGCGAGTTGATGACCGACCGCGCCTTCGGCCACGGCGGGTTTACCGGGACCGCCATCTGGATCGACCCGGGCCTCGATCTGTTTGTGATCTTCCTCTCGAACCGCCTGCACCCCGACGGCCACGGCAGCGTGAACGACCTCGCGGGCCGGATCGCCACCATCGCCGCCGCGTCGATAGAGCAACCATGA
- the anmK_2 gene encoding Anhydro-N-acetylmuramic acid kinase: MSGTSADGVDAALLKTDGEAKITVVDGLTLPYEGDLQERLIEASQHDIPTSDLLRLEKEITSAHADAITQLLANHPAEAKNAQVVGFHGHTVRHVPDEGLTWQIGNPWQLAHATGLKVVSDFRRNDIAGGGQGAPLASMFHRALFASEEKPVAVLNLGGVANVTWLGEDGALIAGDTGPGCGLLDEWCQEMAERSHDADGELAAAGVVNESLVAESLSAPFFSRPLPKAADRFDFDHVDMSPLSVEDGAATLCAVTVRAVAGAVARLPQKPKALWVTGGGVKHPVMMSMLAEHFDEVHRVEDRKLSSETLEAECFAWLAVRRLRELPITVPETTGCTAPLGGGTITL; this comes from the coding sequence ATGAGTGGCACGTCGGCGGACGGTGTCGATGCGGCCCTATTGAAGACCGATGGGGAAGCCAAGATCACGGTCGTTGACGGCCTCACGCTCCCCTACGAGGGGGACCTGCAGGAACGCCTGATCGAGGCCTCGCAGCACGATATCCCGACCAGCGACCTATTGAGGCTGGAAAAGGAGATCACCTCCGCCCACGCCGACGCGATCACCCAGCTGCTGGCGAATCACCCGGCCGAAGCCAAGAACGCTCAGGTGGTTGGCTTCCACGGACACACCGTCCGACACGTGCCGGACGAGGGCCTGACGTGGCAGATCGGCAACCCGTGGCAGCTCGCCCACGCGACCGGTCTGAAAGTGGTCTCCGACTTCCGACGCAACGACATCGCCGGCGGGGGCCAGGGCGCCCCGCTCGCCTCGATGTTCCACCGCGCACTGTTCGCTTCGGAGGAGAAGCCGGTCGCCGTGCTCAACCTGGGCGGGGTGGCGAACGTCACCTGGCTGGGCGAGGACGGCGCCCTCATCGCAGGCGACACCGGACCGGGCTGCGGGCTGCTCGATGAGTGGTGCCAAGAGATGGCCGAACGCTCGCACGACGCCGACGGCGAACTCGCCGCGGCGGGCGTCGTGAATGAGTCGTTGGTCGCCGAGTCCCTCTCGGCGCCCTTCTTCTCGCGCCCCCTTCCCAAGGCGGCCGACCGCTTCGATTTCGACCACGTCGATATGTCTCCCCTCTCGGTTGAGGACGGCGCCGCAACACTCTGCGCCGTCACCGTTCGCGCGGTCGCGGGAGCCGTGGCGCGGTTGCCACAGAAGCCCAAGGCTCTCTGGGTCACCGGCGGGGGCGTCAAACACCCCGTCATGATGTCGATGCTCGCCGAGCACTTCGACGAGGTGCACCGGGTCGAAGACCGGAAGCTCAGCAGCGAGACACTCGAAGCCGAGTGCTTCGCCTGGCTAGCGGTGCGTCGGCTCCGTGAGCTGCCGATCACCGTCCCCGAGACGACGGGCTGCACCGCCCCGCTCGGCGGCGGGACCATCACGCTCTAA
- the sglT_2 gene encoding Sodium/glucose cotransporter yields MASATLSSIDLTILAVYLIGTVVWGAWPRKSSHSAEGYLLGGRNLAWPVLLLSIVATETSTVTFLSLPGQAFVEGGSLFFLQVALGYMLGRLLVIAWLLPEYFGGQAFTAYEVLESRFGSGVRRAASLLFLLCRTLADGLRLFLTGLALQQALGWDLPTCVVAITAATALYATLGGVSSVVWNDAFQLLIYTLGALVAAWLLVRAVPGGLGAIFEFGAETGRLRLIDPRLGLTGGGITLWSGLIGGAFLSLATHGVDHLMVQRYLCARSKRSAAVALGLSGPVVAVQFLLFLLIGVGLAAFYANTPEGAGLGKDQAFAAFLAHHTPTGVRGLLFAAVIAAAISTLSSSLNASAGVAVNDLFKAIRPDSSEASTGGSVRLAKLATVAFALLQAGVALGAYARGLEQSVIYLVLGIAGFTTGVLVGLFALGMVCGRCRQATAMIALLTGVVAGATVFGWNENSDPAGKINGMWNALIACSTTFLAGWLVHQIQGNEDSETIGEETA; encoded by the coding sequence TTGGCCTCCGCCACACTCTCATCGATCGACCTAACGATCCTGGCCGTCTACCTGATCGGCACGGTCGTCTGGGGCGCTTGGCCTCGGAAAAGTTCTCACTCGGCCGAAGGCTACTTGCTGGGCGGTCGGAACTTGGCCTGGCCGGTACTGTTGCTCTCGATCGTGGCCACCGAGACCAGCACGGTCACCTTCCTGAGCCTGCCCGGGCAGGCTTTCGTCGAAGGAGGCAGCCTCTTCTTCCTGCAGGTGGCGCTCGGCTACATGCTCGGCCGCCTGCTCGTGATCGCTTGGTTGCTGCCTGAGTACTTCGGCGGGCAGGCTTTTACCGCGTACGAAGTGCTTGAGAGCCGCTTCGGTTCGGGGGTTCGCAGGGCGGCCTCGCTCCTGTTCTTGCTCTGCCGCACGCTGGCGGACGGGCTGCGGCTCTTCCTGACCGGGCTCGCCTTGCAGCAAGCGCTCGGCTGGGACCTGCCGACGTGCGTCGTCGCGATCACGGCGGCGACCGCCCTGTACGCGACCCTCGGAGGCGTCTCGTCCGTTGTCTGGAACGACGCCTTCCAGCTGCTGATCTACACGCTCGGCGCCCTCGTCGCCGCTTGGCTCTTGGTGCGCGCCGTGCCGGGCGGGTTGGGAGCGATCTTCGAGTTCGGCGCCGAGACGGGCCGCCTCCGTCTGATCGACCCGCGTCTGGGCCTGACCGGCGGGGGCATAACTCTCTGGTCGGGGCTCATCGGCGGGGCGTTCTTGTCGCTCGCTACGCACGGCGTCGATCACCTTATGGTGCAGCGATACTTGTGCGCCCGCAGCAAACGCAGCGCCGCGGTGGCGCTCGGCCTGAGCGGGCCAGTGGTTGCGGTGCAGTTCTTGCTGTTCTTGCTGATCGGCGTCGGACTCGCCGCCTTCTACGCGAACACGCCCGAGGGGGCGGGACTGGGAAAGGACCAGGCGTTCGCCGCCTTCCTCGCCCACCACACCCCGACGGGCGTCCGGGGCCTGCTTTTCGCCGCGGTGATCGCCGCGGCGATCTCGACGCTCTCTAGTTCGCTCAACGCCTCGGCCGGCGTGGCCGTGAACGACCTATTCAAGGCGATCCGCCCCGACAGTTCTGAGGCATCCACCGGAGGCTCGGTCCGCCTAGCCAAGCTGGCGACCGTCGCTTTCGCCCTGCTGCAAGCGGGCGTCGCGTTGGGGGCCTACGCCCGTGGGCTGGAGCAATCGGTCATCTACTTGGTGCTCGGCATCGCGGGATTCACGACCGGGGTCCTCGTGGGGCTCTTCGCCCTTGGGATGGTCTGCGGCAGGTGCCGGCAAGCGACGGCGATGATCGCTCTGCTGACCGGGGTCGTCGCGGGGGCGACCGTCTTCGGCTGGAACGAGAACTCGGACCCCGCTGGCAAGATCAACGGCATGTGGAACGCCCTCATCGCCTGCTCAACCACCTTCCTCGCCGGGTGGCTGGTCCATCAAATCCAAGGGAACGAGGATTCCGAGACGATCGGAGAGGAGACCGCATGA
- a CDS encoding AmiA-like protein, with the protein MLSFILSCFAPSERAKAARRRVLAAEPLESRQMLDGAGLVDVGAQPDGGLSDKIVYVHGGHGITETNSGWGYQRPLLLDMVEDLGNQDQMTFLANYLWDAGATVVPLRPVGNQVNEVVLDNDDLGVSFEGAWGNGSGSTYYGSPGDVRYGFATTSPVETAVATYRPDLPEAGFYPVYAWSPAGSNRAVDQLYRVRHSGGATEVTIDHSRVGNGLVYLGTYHFNEGTEGAVEISNRSDDAGKVVVADMIRFGNGMGDINRGNGVSGEPRENEAGIYWMEWHSVRAQGVPSSAYGTSTVSAPPRMAAYMNQAGVGTLSDRVFVSFHSNAGGGNARGVLGLLNGNNNPATATPNQFLLADTLAGQVNDDLVAQNGSFGQNWQNRTTVTLDRSDIEFGEINNQRINNEFDATIIETGFHDNQFDAQMLRDQRVRDAIAKATYQGIVDYFRVVDGGATPNVDAPPRVAELSAESSAPGEATLRWSPGAASSFGGSAATGYMVYASTDGLGFDGGTFVPGGGTTTHTITGLTAGETYYFRVAAVNTGGEAPDSEVVAVKPSASPEKVLIVNGFDRLDRGATPKDPFRGGPSTVDRVRVRGGNTYDYAIQVASAIEAAGATPAIATASNEAIASGVVSLSDYDAVVWIAGEESSADDTFNTDEQNAVAAYLTGGGKLFVSGAEIGWDLDNLNNGSSFYNNSLRADYVADDAGSYNATGAAGSIFEGLNLQFDDGSEVYNVEFADVISPLNGATTALTYGGGGGAAGIQYENGGTGEQLVMLGFPFETLVGESNQLDVMTSVLDYFGFATQGIQTASLVLDNDDGSPTYTETGGWITSGDPGADGGTQRFTLIGNADTAAWTGPLPLSGEAEVFVKYDAAANRASGVRYNVTVGGESRQVIVNQQQNDFSWVSLGTFENAVGSVTVTVDAEASTGSPFSLVIADQVRVDVRGQAGGGVNGDFNNNGVVDAADYTVYRDTLGQIVTPLTGADADGSGLVDEPDLAIWRATYGLVVPAAVSFATAPPAQSASFAPASSSIAEEESDAAFAALSSDPTSDRSLSSRADRDTSIDSHPNRDRALLLIPTDSEPVEERTTDLLPGSDDSAKDEAHAHLALDSSEKVLTSGVKNAPY; encoded by the coding sequence ATGCTCTCATTCATTCTCTCCTGCTTCGCTCCCAGCGAACGCGCCAAGGCGGCGCGCCGACGCGTGCTGGCCGCCGAACCGCTCGAATCGCGGCAGATGCTCGACGGCGCCGGGCTGGTCGATGTCGGCGCTCAGCCGGACGGGGGCCTCTCCGACAAGATTGTGTACGTCCATGGCGGGCACGGCATCACGGAAACCAACAGTGGCTGGGGGTATCAGCGGCCGCTGTTGCTCGACATGGTCGAGGACCTGGGGAACCAGGATCAGATGACCTTTCTGGCCAACTACCTGTGGGACGCCGGGGCGACGGTCGTTCCGCTGCGGCCGGTCGGCAACCAAGTCAACGAAGTCGTGCTCGACAACGACGATTTGGGCGTGTCGTTCGAGGGTGCTTGGGGCAACGGCTCCGGCTCGACTTACTACGGCTCGCCCGGCGATGTCCGCTACGGCTTCGCCACCACCTCGCCGGTCGAGACGGCGGTCGCCACCTATCGTCCCGATCTGCCCGAGGCCGGCTTCTACCCGGTCTACGCCTGGTCGCCCGCCGGCTCGAACCGGGCCGTCGACCAGCTGTACCGGGTGCGTCACTCGGGTGGCGCCACGGAGGTGACGATCGATCACAGCCGGGTAGGCAACGGTTTGGTCTACCTCGGCACGTATCACTTCAACGAAGGGACCGAGGGCGCCGTCGAAATCAGCAACCGGTCGGACGACGCCGGCAAGGTGGTCGTCGCGGACATGATCCGCTTCGGCAACGGCATGGGGGACATCAACCGGGGCAACGGGGTCTCGGGAGAGCCGCGTGAGAACGAGGCGGGCATCTACTGGATGGAGTGGCACTCGGTCCGCGCCCAAGGCGTGCCGAGCAGCGCGTACGGCACATCGACCGTCTCCGCCCCGCCGCGGATGGCGGCCTACATGAACCAAGCGGGGGTCGGCACGCTTTCGGACCGGGTCTTCGTGAGCTTCCACTCGAACGCGGGCGGGGGCAATGCGCGAGGCGTCTTGGGCTTGCTCAACGGCAACAACAACCCCGCAACCGCGACGCCCAACCAGTTCTTGCTGGCGGACACCCTGGCGGGTCAGGTCAACGACGACCTCGTCGCGCAGAACGGCAGCTTCGGCCAGAACTGGCAGAACCGCACCACGGTGACGCTGGATCGCTCGGACATCGAGTTCGGCGAGATCAACAATCAGCGGATCAACAACGAGTTCGACGCCACGATCATCGAGACCGGCTTCCACGACAATCAGTTCGACGCCCAGATGCTCCGCGATCAGCGGGTGCGCGACGCCATCGCGAAGGCGACCTACCAGGGCATCGTGGATTACTTCCGGGTGGTCGACGGCGGCGCCACGCCCAACGTCGACGCGCCACCCCGCGTCGCCGAGCTGTCGGCCGAGAGCTCGGCGCCGGGCGAGGCGACGCTCCGCTGGTCCCCTGGCGCGGCCTCGTCGTTCGGCGGGAGCGCCGCGACCGGCTACATGGTCTACGCCTCGACCGACGGGCTCGGTTTCGATGGCGGGACGTTCGTGCCCGGTGGCGGCACAACGACCCACACGATCACCGGCCTCACCGCCGGCGAGACGTACTACTTCCGCGTCGCCGCGGTCAACACGGGCGGCGAGGCCCCCGATTCGGAGGTCGTTGCGGTGAAGCCCTCGGCGTCGCCCGAGAAGGTCCTGATCGTTAACGGTTTCGATCGCCTCGATCGCGGCGCCACTCCGAAGGACCCCTTCCGAGGTGGCCCCAGCACGGTCGACCGCGTCCGCGTCCGAGGAGGAAACACCTACGACTACGCGATCCAAGTCGCTTCCGCGATCGAGGCGGCCGGCGCCACCCCCGCGATCGCCACCGCCTCGAACGAGGCGATAGCGAGCGGCGTGGTGAGCCTGTCGGACTACGACGCGGTCGTCTGGATCGCGGGCGAGGAGTCGTCCGCGGACGACACGTTCAACACGGATGAGCAGAACGCTGTCGCCGCCTACCTGACCGGGGGTGGCAAGCTGTTCGTGTCGGGCGCCGAGATCGGCTGGGACCTCGATAACCTGAACAACGGCAGCTCGTTCTACAACAACTCGCTGAGGGCGGATTACGTCGCTGACGACGCCGGCTCTTACAACGCCACCGGCGCCGCCGGCTCCATCTTTGAGGGTTTGAACCTTCAGTTCGACGACGGCTCGGAGGTCTACAACGTCGAGTTCGCCGACGTGATCTCTCCTCTCAATGGAGCGACGACCGCGCTCACCTATGGCGGGGGCGGCGGTGCGGCCGGTATTCAGTACGAGAACGGTGGCACGGGCGAGCAGCTTGTGATGCTCGGCTTCCCATTCGAGACGCTCGTCGGCGAGAGCAACCAGCTCGACGTGATGACCAGCGTGCTCGACTACTTCGGGTTCGCGACCCAAGGGATCCAAACGGCGAGCCTCGTCCTCGATAACGATGATGGGTCTCCGACCTACACCGAGACCGGAGGCTGGATCACCTCGGGCGATCCGGGCGCCGACGGCGGCACCCAGCGTTTCACCCTGATCGGCAATGCCGACACCGCGGCCTGGACCGGTCCGTTGCCCCTCTCGGGCGAGGCCGAGGTGTTCGTCAAATACGACGCGGCCGCCAACCGCGCCTCGGGCGTCCGCTACAACGTCACCGTCGGTGGAGAGAGCCGTCAGGTGATCGTCAACCAGCAGCAGAACGACTTCAGCTGGGTCTCGCTGGGCACTTTTGAGAACGCCGTCGGCTCGGTCACGGTCACCGTCGATGCGGAAGCTTCCACAGGCTCTCCGTTCTCGCTCGTCATCGCGGACCAAGTGCGTGTCGACGTCCGGGGGCAAGCGGGCGGCGGGGTCAACGGCGACTTCAACAACAACGGCGTCGTTGATGCCGCGGACTACACGGTTTACCGCGACACGCTCGGCCAGATCGTCACGCCGCTGACCGGCGCCGACGCGGACGGCAGCGGCCTGGTCGACGAGCCCGACCTCGCCATCTGGCGAGCGACCTACGGCCTCGTGGTCCCCGCGGCGGTCAGTTTCGCCACTGCCCCCCCAGCTCAGAGTGCGTCATTCGCTCCGGCGTCCTCCTCGATCGCGGAAGAAGAGTCCGACGCCGCGTTCGCGGCGTTGTCGTCCGATCCCACCTCCGACCGGTCCCTATCCTCACGAGCGGATCGCGATACGTCGATCGATTCGCATCCGAACCGGGACCGCGCCTTGCTGCTCATCCCAACCGACAGCGAGCCCGTTGAGGAGCGCACAACGGACCTGCTGCCGGGTTCGGATGACTCCGCAAAAGACGAAGCCCACGCCCATTTGGCACTGGATTCGTCGGAGAAAGTGTTGACCAGCGGAGTCAAAAATGCGCCCTACTGA
- the murQ gene encoding N-acetylmuramic acid 6-phosphate etherase: protein MHTAHGVGGPHIPHVPLDHLTTEARNPASEGLDGLSSLEVVRVMNSEDARVAEAVGRESEAIATVVDVVAERLARGGRLIYTGAGTSGRLGVLDAAECPPTFNTDPSMVIGLIAGGHKALLKAVEGAEDNPELGAKDLVDLHLSSDDVVFGIATSGRTPYVVGGLRYAGEVGAYTVALSCNEQAEIIDLADTAITPVVGPEVLSGSTRLKAGTATKLVLNMVTTGAMIRLGKTFGNLMVDLRPTNSKLHSRAVRIVSHATDLDREAAQALLERCGGEVKVAIVAQLTGATPEAARESLAKSQGHVGQAVGR, encoded by the coding sequence ATGCACACGGCCCATGGCGTCGGGGGCCCTCACATCCCACACGTGCCGCTCGATCATCTCACGACCGAAGCACGGAACCCAGCTTCCGAAGGCCTCGATGGGCTCTCCTCGCTCGAGGTGGTCCGGGTGATGAACTCGGAAGACGCCCGCGTCGCCGAGGCAGTGGGACGCGAATCGGAGGCGATCGCCACGGTCGTCGATGTGGTGGCCGAGCGTTTGGCTCGTGGCGGACGGCTGATCTACACCGGGGCCGGCACTTCGGGTCGGCTCGGCGTGCTCGACGCAGCCGAGTGCCCACCAACGTTCAACACCGACCCCTCGATGGTCATCGGCCTGATCGCCGGCGGTCACAAGGCGCTGCTCAAGGCGGTCGAAGGCGCCGAGGACAACCCGGAGCTGGGCGCCAAGGACTTGGTTGATCTGCATCTCAGCTCGGACGACGTCGTGTTCGGCATCGCCACCAGCGGCCGCACGCCGTACGTGGTCGGCGGATTGCGTTACGCCGGCGAAGTGGGCGCCTACACGGTCGCTTTGAGTTGCAACGAGCAAGCGGAGATCATCGATTTGGCCGACACGGCCATCACGCCGGTCGTCGGTCCCGAGGTGCTGAGCGGCTCGACGCGGCTCAAAGCGGGAACGGCGACCAAGCTGGTGCTCAACATGGTGACCACCGGCGCGATGATTCGGTTGGGGAAGACCTTCGGCAATCTGATGGTCGACCTGAGGCCCACGAACAGTAAACTGCACTCGCGGGCCGTGCGGATCGTGAGCCACGCCACCGACCTCGATCGCGAGGCGGCCCAGGCGTTGCTCGAAAGGTGTGGCGGGGAGGTCAAGGTGGCGATCGTCGCCCAGCTGACCGGCGCCACCCCGGAAGCGGCTCGCGAATCGTTGGCGAAGAGTCAGGGCCACGTCGGACAGGCGGTCGGCCGGTGA
- the ggt_1 gene encoding Gamma-glutamyltranspeptidase precursor, which translates to MKRLATIARSLPLLLLCGSLMTAAEPADFTATGERYAVATVQPVATDAAMGVLREGGNAVDAAVCAALTLSVVDNHNSGIGGGCLILVRSPQGELIAIDGREMAPAAASRDMFLVDGKADPQLSQTGPLAVATPGALAAYAKLLDIAGTKPLARLLQPGIKAAREGFALNSSYAGRLRGAASRLRRFPGSRAQLLDPEGQPHPEGYVLKQPDLAATYEGIARSGTDYFYRGPFAQRVGQWMAENGGLLTTKDFADYKAKRREPIVSKYRGRTIVGFPPPSSGGIHVAQMLTMLERFDLATVLRKDRSRAMHLVTEAMKLAFADRAHWLGDSDFADVPRGLLDTDYLARLSAKIDPERATPVPAHGDPPQWRQDLFGRHTTHIAAADAEGWWVAITATVNTGFGSKVIVPGTGVVLNNEMDDFSAQPGAPNAFGLIGAENNSVAPGKRPLSSMSPTIVLDDQGEPLLTVGAAGGPKIITQVLLAILGVTDGGMSLGEAIAQPRWHHQWRPDRLSLEASTPFGKALPLSELGHQLSVLPSAGISQGIEAHADGRLTAVRDPRIPGKAAAD; encoded by the coding sequence ATGAAAAGATTAGCGACCATCGCCCGATCCCTGCCGCTGCTGCTCCTGTGCGGCTCGTTGATGACCGCGGCCGAACCGGCTGACTTCACCGCCACAGGAGAGCGCTACGCCGTGGCGACGGTCCAGCCGGTCGCCACCGACGCGGCAATGGGCGTGCTGCGCGAGGGGGGCAACGCGGTCGACGCCGCCGTTTGTGCGGCGCTCACGCTCAGCGTGGTCGACAACCACAACTCGGGCATCGGCGGAGGTTGCCTGATCCTGGTGCGGTCGCCCCAGGGAGAGTTGATCGCGATCGATGGTCGTGAGATGGCCCCCGCCGCCGCGTCGCGCGACATGTTCCTCGTCGATGGCAAGGCCGACCCCCAGCTCAGTCAGACCGGGCCGTTGGCGGTCGCCACGCCCGGGGCGCTGGCGGCGTACGCCAAGCTGCTCGACATCGCGGGCACGAAGCCGCTCGCCCGGCTGCTCCAGCCGGGCATCAAGGCGGCACGCGAGGGCTTCGCCCTCAACTCGAGCTACGCCGGCCGCCTGCGTGGCGCAGCGAGCCGACTCCGCCGGTTCCCGGGGTCGAGGGCCCAACTGCTCGACCCCGAGGGCCAGCCGCACCCGGAGGGTTACGTCCTGAAGCAACCCGATCTGGCGGCGACCTACGAGGGGATCGCCCGCAGCGGGACCGACTACTTCTACCGCGGCCCGTTCGCTCAGCGCGTCGGTCAATGGATGGCGGAGAACGGCGGGCTGCTCACCACCAAGGACTTCGCCGACTACAAAGCGAAGCGGCGCGAGCCGATCGTCTCCAAGTACCGCGGCAGAACGATCGTCGGCTTCCCGCCCCCCAGCAGCGGCGGCATCCACGTGGCTCAGATGCTGACGATGCTAGAACGCTTCGACCTGGCGACCGTGCTGCGCAAGGACCGCTCACGGGCGATGCACCTGGTAACCGAGGCAATGAAGCTCGCCTTCGCCGACCGGGCGCACTGGCTGGGCGACTCCGACTTCGCCGACGTGCCGCGTGGCCTGCTTGACACGGATTACCTCGCCCGATTGTCGGCGAAGATCGACCCCGAGCGAGCGACCCCCGTCCCCGCCCACGGCGATCCGCCGCAGTGGCGGCAGGACCTGTTCGGCCGGCACACGACGCACATCGCGGCCGCCGACGCCGAGGGGTGGTGGGTCGCCATCACGGCGACGGTCAACACCGGCTTTGGCTCCAAGGTGATCGTCCCCGGCACGGGCGTTGTGCTGAACAACGAGATGGACGACTTCTCCGCCCAGCCGGGCGCGCCGAACGCCTTCGGATTGATCGGCGCCGAAAACAACTCGGTCGCTCCTGGCAAACGGCCTCTCTCGAGCATGAGTCCCACGATCGTCTTGGACGACCAGGGCGAGCCCCTGCTCACCGTCGGCGCCGCGGGTGGACCGAAGATCATCACCCAAGTGCTGCTCGCCATCCTCGGCGTGACCGACGGCGGCATGTCGCTCGGCGAGGCGATTGCGCAACCGCGTTGGCACCACCAGTGGCGACCGGACCGGTTGAGCCTGGAGGCCTCGACGCCTTTCGGCAAAGCCCTGCCTTTGTCCGAATTGGGACACCAACTGAGCGTTCTTCCCTCGGCAGGCATCTCGCAGGGGATCGAGGCGCATGCGGATGGCCGCTTGACCGCGGTACGGGATCCCCGCATCCCAGGCAAGGCAGCTGCCGATTGA